The nucleotide window GATGCCTATCAAGTACGCAAACGAGAAATGAATGTGATGGACTTCGATGATCTCCTGGTGAATTTCCTCAATCTTCTACGCACGGATGATGTTGGTAATCAAATCAAAAGCCAGTTTGAGCATGTTCTCGTAGATGAGTATCAAGATGTGAATACCCTACAAGCGGACATCGTTAAAGAGCTGAGCTCGGAGGCTCAGTCAGTAATGGTAGTTGGAGATGATGCTCAAGCAATCTATTCGTTTCGGGGTGCACAAATCGAACACATGCTGGAGTTCCCTGAAAGGTATGATGGTACTACCGAGTACAGGCTCGAAAGCAACTATAGAAGCGTTCCGGAGATACTTAACTTCGTTAATGCATCAATCGCTCATAATGAATCTCAGTTCGAAAAAACACTACAACCAACAAGAGAATCGGGTGATAAACCATACCTGACCCCTTGCTTAGATGTCAGAGAAGAGGCGAATTTGACTTGTTCCAGAATACTTGAACTCAACGAGCAGGGTGTTCCTTTGAGCGAACAGGCTGTTTTATTTCGGGCCAGACATCACTCTCTTGAAGTTGAAAGGGCGTGTATTAATTACGGGATACAATATGAGATGCGAGCCGGCTTACGCTTCTTCGAGCGTGCTCATATCAAGGATGCAATGGCTCACCTGATTCTACTTGTCAATCCCGCTGATGTTGTACAGTGGATGAGAGTACTCACAATGCAGAGAGGAATAGGAGATGTGACAGCCTCAAAGGTACTCGATGAAGTGCTTGAAGCGGACAAACCCATGTCCAGATTTGTGAGACTGAATATGTCTGCTGCAATGTCAGGGAAAAGGGTATACAAGACAGGTATGGAAAGCCTCCAGCGGATTCAGAAATTCTTCCGAGATGATCTCCCACATTCATCAAACGAGGGCCTTCCATCTTTAGATGTCATACTTGAAAGGATTATCGAGTTTATTGAACCAATTGTACAAGATAACTACGATAATGCGGATGAGAGAATCCAAGATCTCCGTGAGCTGGTGAATTTCTCGGCAAGGTACGAGGACCCCACTGAGTTCCTCTCCGATGTTCTCACAATGTACAATCTGGTGGGAGCAACCAGAGACGAAGCCGCTGAAGAAGATTCAGAGAAAATCGTTCTATCAACGATACATCAAGCAAAAGGGTTGGAGTGGGATGCGGTCTATATTATTAGGCTCCTCGAGGGGGCATTACCATTTCACCGAGCTTTCAATAAGCCAGAAGAGATAGAGGAGGAGAGACGCCTCTTCTATGTAGCCAGTACGAGAGCCAAAGACTATCTGTTTCTAACCTATCCAGATGTTCTCGATTCTCGATGGTCTGATGAGATTGGTACCCCCTCTCGATTCATTGAGGAAATCCGTGATGAGGGGGTCTTCCAAGAATTGGGTGTTCTTGAGTAGATATGTAGAGAAAGCGGTTGATGGGATTCATCCAATGGCTAGTCTCGACCAGGTAACCTTCTCAAATTGCTTCAAGTGATGCTTTTGAGTACCTGCTTTGTACCTGAGAAGGTATAGCTGTCGTTACGTGAAGAGAACCCAATACTATTAATGGCATTTTCTAACTTAACAAGCAAAGCAGTTTCTCACTTCTTGTTATGAACATACACAGCATAGAGTAATCCCAGCGAAGGTGAATCGTACATGAATGAAATCTTATTGCCAATTATGGTGCTATTCTTAGTGGGCTTCATAGGTAAGCTAGTGGATTCCACTCTAGGACTAGGATATGGTACAATCCTAGCTCCATCGCTTCTTCTACTAGGATTTTCTGTAGATAGAGTGATACCTGGAGTGCTCCTTTCAGAGTTCATATCAGCAGCATTGACAGCTATTTCACACAGAGGGATGGGTACCATAAGCTCACACCCACGATCTGAGGATTTCAAGGTCAGTTTTGTTCTTTCAACTCTTGGTGTCATCGGGGCAGGTGTGGGTGTTTTTGTGGCATTAGCAACACCCTCCACATTCATCACTTTCTACGTTCTTGCAACAGTAATATTCACAGGAACACTAGTAATTGCAGGTTTCAAATGGAGATTCTCATGGGGACGAATCACCGTTTTAGGATTCATAGCCTCACTCAATAAGGCTCTAAGTGGAGGAGGATATGGCCCAATAGTTGCAGGAGGACAGATGATTTCCGGACGAGATGGTAAAGAAGCTCTTGGCACAACAAGTACAGCGGAAGCTTTCACAACAGGAGCTTCTTGGTTTCTTTACATAATGGTTGGCAAGGCTTCGTTGAATTGGGCATCACTTTCTGTCTTTGAAGTGCCATTACTTGTGGGTGCGGCAGCTTCTGCTCCAATAGCAGCATACGTAGTCAATAAAATTGATTCTCATAAGATAACTCCCTTCGTGGGCGCCGCCGCTGTTTCGTTAGGTATTGTTGCTATGGCCAATCTTGTCTTCGGCGGAATTGTTGTCATCGGAGCAGCTCTAGGTGTACTGATCATATTGGTATTTGGAGCAGGCTGGCTCCAATACGAAAAACAAGAGTTACAACGAGCAGGTAAATGGCCATCGCCTTGCGAAATTTATGATGAACCACCTTGTGATGACAAAGAGGAATAGATACAGTCCGAGAAGAAGTAAGAAACGACCAAAGAGATTATAGTCGCTACTCGGTGTTGGTTGGATTATGTCAAAACCATTTAGAGTTCTACAAATTGGCTTGGGTGCCATTGGTAAGCCAATCGCATCCGAAATACTCGCAAGGGACAATCTCAAGCTCATTGCCGTCGTGGATATCAATCCGAAGTACAAGGGGAAGAAAATCGCTGAAAGCAGCTCAAGTGATGCAGGAAAAGAAGTTCCCATCTTCTCAGATCTAACAGAAGCACTAGAGAGAACATCAGCCCGCCCTGCAGACATTGCTCTCATAGCTACGTCTTCTCACTTGGAGCAAGTGAAGAAGGCTATCCTCACCTGCCTAGATGTAGGCCTACACGTAGTTTCAATATGTGAGGAGCTCTCATATCCGCACAGGAGATACCCTAAGCTCGCGAACAAAATTGACTCAGAGGCTGAGGAAGTAGGTCGAACAGTTCTCGGCACAGGTATCAACCCGGGCTTTCTCATGGATCTTCTACCCATTATGCTAACGGGGCCATGTATACGATTCAACAAGCTAAAGGTTACGAGAGTCATCGACTCCAGTACTAGACGCAGCTCCTTCCAAGAAAAAGTAGGAACCGGAATGACAACAGACGAGTTCGAGAATGCAATCGAAGAGGGAAGAATTACAGGGCACGTGGGATTACTGGAATCCATTTACATGATTGATGATGCTCTCAAGCTTTCACTTGATGAGATTAAGGAAATGCCGCCGGAAGCAGTGATAGCGGATGAGGGGATGGAAACTCCAATTGGCAAAGTCGAGAAGGGCAATGTTTTGGGCCTCAAAAGCAGAGGTTTAGGTCTCAGAGCCGATGAAGAGATTGTTACGCTGGAATTTGTTGCACATGCAAGCGCTTCACCCGAGTACGATGAAATCATCATTGACGGGCAACCAGCAATCACACAGCGAATAGAGGGTGGAGTCATGGGTGATCATGGAACCGTTGGGATGGTGCTGAACGCGATACCACTTGTAATTAGCGCACCAGCAGGATTAGTTAAAATGACAGATCTTGCCATTCCCAGAAACACTCAGCATTACTACAAAATGAAATAGAATTCGAATTCAAGGAGTTTGAGAACATGCTTGAAGACTATGAATCAGCAACGCCCAAATCTAAAAAATTGTGGGCAAGAGCATTGAAAGTATTCGCGGGTGGTGTGAATCATAATATCCGGACTTTCGGTCTAGATGTATGCAATTCACATCCTCCATTTATAGCAAGAGGTGAAGGCTCTCATCTCTGGGATGTAGATGGAAACGAATATGTTGATTATTGGCTAACTCACTATTCTGCAATCCTTGGTCACAACCATCCAATCATCCAAAAAGCCATTGTAGATCGAGCACAAGATGGACACCACCTTGGAGCCTTGAACGAGCACCAAGTCGAAATGGCTGAAAGGATGCAGGATGCCATTCCCTTCTTCGAGAAGATGAGGTTCTGTAGCACGGGTGGGGAAGCAACTATGTATGCTGTTCGGCTCGCAAGGTTGTTCACTGGTAAGCCATTGGTGGCAAAAGCATTTGGTGGATGGCACGGGGGCAATGATGCGGTTGGCTATCATATCAAACATCCATATGATGATGAACCTTGGTATGATGGAGTCACATTCAACTACAATGACAAAGAAAGCGTAGATCGATTGCTCGAGCGCCATGGCGAGGATATTGCAGCTTTTATCGTGGAGCCAGTGTTGGGAGCTGGAGGTGGTCTTCCACCACGCAATGGATTCTTGAGTTATCTTCGAGAGGAAACTGAGAAGCGAGGTATAGTTCTTATCTTCGATGAGATTATCACAGGTTTTCGGTTGACCTATGGTTCTGCCGGTCTGAACTTGTTTGGTGTTGAACCTGACCTAGCTACGTTCGGAAAGATTGCCGGCGGGGGAATGCATCTGGGAGCCTACGGAGGACGTAAGGACATCATGCATCTAGCTGCCCCGCATGCGGAAGGAGGGCGATGGGTTGGTGGAGGCACGTTTTCAAGCCATCCTCTGTCCATGGTTGCAGGATCTGCGGCCTTAGATGAGTTACAGAAGCGAAGAGATGACTTCTCTAAACTCAACGATAAGGGGGACCAATTCCGGGAAAAAATAAACGAAATACTTCACGATAAAGGCCAATCCGCCATTTCCACCGGTACGGGATCGATTGTGTTTATCCACACATTGAAAGATAATATAGACCTACCATTAACGGGCGAGAAACTGGGTAGGCTCCTTGACCGCAAGAGTCTTGCAGAATTTCAATCAAAACTCATCGAAAAAGGGGTATTTGGCCACCACGGGCTTGGTGCACTGTCTTTTGCTCATTCAGAAGAAGACCTCGAGTTCACGCTAGACGCAATAGCTGAGGTATGATCAGCTGACTCGGTTCCATTGAGCATCAAAAATATAATACTCCAGCTTACCGATGCTTCAGCTTTTGTAGAGGAGTATTTGATAATGGACCGACCGAAAGTAGTAGTCTATACCGTAGCATCAGCAGATGGGAGAGTAGCCATAGCTCCAAACAAGACCATGTTCGATGGAGATGACCGATTTGACAGTTTCATGCACAAACCAGAACTAGATGTTCAGAAGCATCTATTTTCTATTCATGAACCAACAGTGATTATGGAAGGGAGTGGATCCTTTGTTCCAGAGAATGTTGTACCAAAGCCCCTTCCGCCCAGTGAAATGGAAGACTCTATTCTCTATGATGACTTCTTACCCCCGGATATCGTGGAAGTGGAGGAGCGCTGTGGTTGGTGCGTAGCTGTAGATGGAAGAGGAAGAATGAGAGGGTGGGCGAAGGAATTCGATGACATGCCCGGCTGGCATATTCTAATCATGGTTGGGTATCATACGCCTGCTGAGTACCTAGCTTATCTCAGACGCGAGAAAATACCGTATCTCGTTGCGGGTGAAGGCCATGTGAATTTAGAAGCGGTCTTCAAGAAACTGCGATCGAAGCTTGGTGTAGATTGTATTCTCTCAACCGCAGGAGGAAAACTGAACGGAGCTCTGCTTCGAGCAGGACTAATAGACGAGGTGAATATCGAGATTACGCCGGGGCTTGTTGGAGGTACAAATACGCCAATTCTTTATGAATCACCAGACCTTGAGGAGGAGGAGCTTCCAACCAAGTTGAAGCTGCTTTCGACCCATGTGGACAAAGGTGGCCATGTCTGGCTAAGATATGAGGTGCTATGTTCTTAGACCCTCAAAAGCAATTCTGATCGTTTGGGGCTTCTTAGGTAGCTTCTATACAGATTCGAAAAGAGGAATTCGAAGATACTGACGAATAGTGATATAAGACATGACCACACTGGACGGTGAAGAGGATAGAATAAAATGCGTCACCGTGCATTTGCACTCACATTATTCACAGTTATGTTACTTTCAGGATTCTTGGGCGTAGCTACTCACCAATCATTGCCCCGAGCAGAAACAGGGTCTCAATTGAAGACCAGTTCTGATTTACCATCCGGAACGAATCTAAGTAGGGTAGAATGGAGGGCAGATCACAATCCCAACCACGGATTCGAGTATTGGAGAACGGAACATGTTCCAGAGGAGCTGGACACATACCGAAGCACAGACAGATATCTGTGGTATGCCGAGAATCCTTGGCCAGTAAATGAGGGGTCAAAATCAATGGGTATACAAGCACGAGCAATCGATTCCGATCACCCCAGTCAAGCAGAGCTTAAGCAAGGAACCCAAGTTTCTCAGGATAACCCAGTGAATCTCACCCTTGATTTCGACTATTACATAAATCAGACTTCAAACCCTGATACCGACTATTTCTATCTTCATTTGGAGTTGAAGCAGTCTGGCACGAAAGAGCTCTACTACTATCTTAGTGGCGTTGATGATTCAGTTTCAAACTCATCATATTACAGGTACTTTGTAATGAACCAAACGCAGAATACTTGGTTGAGTTTTGATAGAAACATCACGGAGGATTTCTTTGCAGCATTTGGAGAATATCCGGAGTCCCAGAATATTATGGAATTCATTCTATTCAGTGAGACTTCATCATATACCCGAGTCTTTGTGGATGACTTGAACTTGGTCAATGGTACAAATAAAATCGTATCTGGATCGACTAACAATGGAGATTTTGAAGGGGGTGGAGGATGGGTTATCAGCAACAGAGAAGCTGGTGACATTGCTCGTACCGATATGCACAAGGAAGGCGATTATGCTCTCAATGCTACAGTAGCATCGAGCGGTAACATAAGCCAGGCAAGATTCTCATTCCATACAGACAGACGTTTGACTGCTAGTAACCAAGACCAGTTCCGTTTCTGGTGGCGAATCCACGAATACCAGGGTGCATCTAACTATACCTATGCATATATTCATGTCAGTTGTAGTAATGCAACAGAAGAATTCAGCATTTACTATATGTTTGCTCAGGGGTTGGAATCCCCGGTACATGGATACTCACAGGTAATCCAGATACAACCATCTGGATTCAATACGACTGATACATGGACATATTTCAATCGGAGTATCTGGGATGATATCACCGCCCATAATCAGACAAGTGAGGTTTTTGTGGAAGAAGTAGAATTGAGGATGTACACAAGCCACAAGTATTCACGGCTCTCCATGCTATTTGATGATATGGTATTGGAATGCTCGGCACTAAACGACAGGGGCTATGAAGATCAACCCGGTGTTGGTGAAGAAATTCGAGCTTGGGGTATTCCTAGCACAGAGTCGTACTTCACAGTTACAAATGATGCGTTGAATGGGGACAAAGCCGCCAATCTGACGGTTCAAAATGGTGACTCCTACTATGGCGATCAAGAAGGTGCCTACCGCCCTCTCAACAATGAAACAGATACCTATCTTGAAGTGAGCTGGAAACTTGAAACATTCACATCACAAGTAGACGAGATGGTGCATATCATCATTGAGTTTGCCGACAACAAAGAATACTCATATGTTTTCGCCAATGGCAGCGATCCAACTGGAGGAGAGGGTGTAGATGACTACATCATTTTGCCCAATGGAAATACCATAGGTCAATGGTTCACTGTGCAACGGAATATCGCTGAAGATTATGAGTTGCTGTTCGGCTCAGCACCCGAAACCGCAATTGACCGAGTAAATCTTGAAGGTTACTCAGAGACAGGAGGCACCGTTGAGATTCTATTTGACGATGTTTACTTGTACAATGACGCAGCTCCAGAGATTTCTGAACTCAGCTACACCCCGATATCCCCAGAAGTTGATGAGGCGGTAGAGGTCAACGTGTCGGTCTATGATCTTGGTACTGATACTGTGAAACTACATTATAGAGTTGATTCAGGGGGGTGGAGTAGTATCCCCATGACTGACCTTGGTGATAATAGATACACTACTTCGATTCCTGGACAAGCCTTCGACGCAGTTATCGAATTCTACGTGTCTGCTAATGATACCTCAGGCAAGTCCACAACTTTGCTCGATGATTCAGATTACTTCAGCTATACAGTCACAGATACAATCGCACCAGAAGTAGAAATCGTGTCTCCAGAGCAAGGTGACACCGTTAGTGATTCGGTCCAAATCAACATCACAGCGAGTGATAGTGGAAGTGGAATCGACCGAGTGGAAATCTACATGGATAACACCAGCTTGACAAACCTCACGAGCGAACCGTTTCTCTACAGCTGGAACACAACCACGGTATCAAATGGTGATTACAACCTTACTGTCCGAGCTTATGATGAAGCCGGCAATTGCGCGGATGTACAAATAAGCGTTTCAGTAGAAAATGAAGCAACTACCACAACTACTACAACTACTACAACTACCACTACTACAACGTCTACAACTGAAACGACAACTACCACCACAACAGTCCCACCACCTGATTTCACGGTAGTACCGGCCATAATAGCTGCAATCGTGGCCATCGTTATCATCGTGATTGTCCTATATCAGAGACAACAAAGAAGCTAAATCAACA belongs to Candidatus Lokiarchaeota archaeon and includes:
- a CDS encoding AAA family ATPase, which encodes MPKLMQKEKEELFKIRQLPEDVDRRFQEELNDEQYEAVTHEAGPALVIAGPGSGKTRVLTYRAAWLLEKGASPEAIALMTFTKKAAQDMIRRVEYLTGGKGNRIIAGTFHHICNRFLKKNADALDWGYTSDFTILDREDAEDLMKLVVGRRIPEEQQGHHPRPSQLVNIYSKALNLAEKIKEVVKEFYPGYEEQAGFIIRMIDAYQVRKREMNVMDFDDLLVNFLNLLRTDDVGNQIKSQFEHVLVDEYQDVNTLQADIVKELSSEAQSVMVVGDDAQAIYSFRGAQIEHMLEFPERYDGTTEYRLESNYRSVPEILNFVNASIAHNESQFEKTLQPTRESGDKPYLTPCLDVREEANLTCSRILELNEQGVPLSEQAVLFRARHHSLEVERACINYGIQYEMRAGLRFFERAHIKDAMAHLILLVNPADVVQWMRVLTMQRGIGDVTASKVLDEVLEADKPMSRFVRLNMSAAMSGKRVYKTGMESLQRIQKFFRDDLPHSSNEGLPSLDVILERIIEFIEPIVQDNYDNADERIQDLRELVNFSARYEDPTEFLSDVLTMYNLVGATRDEAAEEDSEKIVLSTIHQAKGLEWDAVYIIRLLEGALPFHRAFNKPEEIEEERRLFYVASTRAKDYLFLTYPDVLDSRWSDEIGTPSRFIEEIRDEGVFQELGVLE
- a CDS encoding TSUP family transporter, whose translation is MNEILLPIMVLFLVGFIGKLVDSTLGLGYGTILAPSLLLLGFSVDRVIPGVLLSEFISAALTAISHRGMGTISSHPRSEDFKVSFVLSTLGVIGAGVGVFVALATPSTFITFYVLATVIFTGTLVIAGFKWRFSWGRITVLGFIASLNKALSGGGYGPIVAGGQMISGRDGKEALGTTSTAEAFTTGASWFLYIMVGKASLNWASLSVFEVPLLVGAAASAPIAAYVVNKIDSHKITPFVGAAAVSLGIVAMANLVFGGIVVIGAALGVLIILVFGAGWLQYEKQELQRAGKWPSPCEIYDEPPCDDKEE
- a CDS encoding dihydrodipicolinate reductase encodes the protein MSKPFRVLQIGLGAIGKPIASEILARDNLKLIAVVDINPKYKGKKIAESSSSDAGKEVPIFSDLTEALERTSARPADIALIATSSHLEQVKKAILTCLDVGLHVVSICEELSYPHRRYPKLANKIDSEAEEVGRTVLGTGINPGFLMDLLPIMLTGPCIRFNKLKVTRVIDSSTRRSSFQEKVGTGMTTDEFENAIEEGRITGHVGLLESIYMIDDALKLSLDEIKEMPPEAVIADEGMETPIGKVEKGNVLGLKSRGLGLRADEEIVTLEFVAHASASPEYDEIIIDGQPAITQRIEGGVMGDHGTVGMVLNAIPLVISAPAGLVKMTDLAIPRNTQHYYKMK
- a CDS encoding aminotransferase class III-fold pyridoxal phosphate-dependent enzyme, which gives rise to MLEDYESATPKSKKLWARALKVFAGGVNHNIRTFGLDVCNSHPPFIARGEGSHLWDVDGNEYVDYWLTHYSAILGHNHPIIQKAIVDRAQDGHHLGALNEHQVEMAERMQDAIPFFEKMRFCSTGGEATMYAVRLARLFTGKPLVAKAFGGWHGGNDAVGYHIKHPYDDEPWYDGVTFNYNDKESVDRLLERHGEDIAAFIVEPVLGAGGGLPPRNGFLSYLREETEKRGIVLIFDEIITGFRLTYGSAGLNLFGVEPDLATFGKIAGGGMHLGAYGGRKDIMHLAAPHAEGGRWVGGGTFSSHPLSMVAGSAALDELQKRRDDFSKLNDKGDQFREKINEILHDKGQSAISTGTGSIVFIHTLKDNIDLPLTGEKLGRLLDRKSLAEFQSKLIEKGVFGHHGLGALSFAHSEEDLEFTLDAIAEV
- a CDS encoding deaminase, coding for MDRPKVVVYTVASADGRVAIAPNKTMFDGDDRFDSFMHKPELDVQKHLFSIHEPTVIMEGSGSFVPENVVPKPLPPSEMEDSILYDDFLPPDIVEVEERCGWCVAVDGRGRMRGWAKEFDDMPGWHILIMVGYHTPAEYLAYLRREKIPYLVAGEGHVNLEAVFKKLRSKLGVDCILSTAGGKLNGALLRAGLIDEVNIEITPGLVGGTNTPILYESPDLEEEELPTKLKLLSTHVDKGGHVWLRYEVLCS